A part of Tigriopus californicus strain San Diego chromosome 10, Tcal_SD_v2.1, whole genome shotgun sequence genomic DNA contains:
- the LOC131888661 gene encoding carbohydrate sulfotransferase 1-like: MGSVSCFFSEEDLQARNFEEASPKNVSSTDHTPVQTLAETENHNRIIVQPNSALFDQSSLLQDGMENPIYFGAEHIKARLDREIKYEEDVSSFADITSTDPPGFDAANAAVLTTTKGNDVPFRVGDKIPSENARQILIATTWRSGSSFTGDIIRTFPGTFYSFEPLHYTYRKETNLENHEPAISLLKSLFKCKYDSNALEYFHHASLEGKQFLVDDNTRVWQVCRKLLPNKAACFMPEFYQAVCPLFPIQLIKTVRLRVEYAAKLLADPELVNLKVIVLIRDPRGTMNSRSNSRWCFRDECSNVTRTCQDLDRDITWAYTLRDRYPGRIYLVRYEDLSLNPYERVKNILQFLELPQNSGVNNFIKTHTETDQNPTVSQNTKQGTGIFVDPSGTYRNSKTTAFAWRHQMDLEKIHRIQEMCAIPMEKGGYKLIDTMKQKYDPDFQVISKTVEDIWPWETV; the protein is encoded by the coding sequence ATTTGCAAGCTCGGAACTTTGAGGAAGCCTCACCCAAAAATGTGTCAAGTACTGACCATACACCGGTTCAAACATTAGCAGAAACGGAAAATCACAACAGAATTATCGTCCAACCAAACTCAGCGCTATTTGATCAAAGTTCTCTTCTACAAGATGGAATGGAAAATCCAATCTATTTTGGAGCAGAACACATTAAAGCGCGACTTGATCGCGAAATCAAATACGAGGAAGATGTTTCCTCTTTCGCAGACATTACAAGCACAGATCCCCCTGGTTTTGATGCCGCCAACGCTGCCGTGCTTACAACTACCAAAGGAAATGATGTTCCCTTTCGAGTTGGCGATAAGATCCCCTCGGAAAATGCTCGACAAATCCTGATTGCCACCACGTGGCGGAGTGGGTCCTCTTTCACAGGCGACATCATTCGGACTTTTCCAGGGACTTTTTACTCCTTCGAACCTCTTCATTACACCTATAGGAAAGAAACTAATCTTGAAAACCACGAGCCAGCCATAAGCTTATTGAAATCACTGTTTAAGTGCAAGTATGATTCCAATGCTCTGGAATATTTTCATCACGCCTCACTAGAGGGTAAGCAATTTCTCGTGGACGACAATACCAGGGTGTGGCAGGTCTGCCGCAAACTTCTGCCCAACAAAGCTGCTTGCTTCATGCCCGAATTTTATCAGGCCGTATGTCCTCTATTTCCCattcaattgatcaaaactGTCAGATTGAGGGTGGAATATGCAGCTAAGCTATTGGCAGATCCAGAACTTGTCAACCTAAAAGTGATTGTTTTAATCCGTGACCCCAGAGGCACGATGAATTCCCGATCTAACAGCCGTTGGTGCTTCCGAGACGAATGTTCCAACGTGACCAGAACTTGTCAAGATCTTGATCGCGACATCACGTGGGCTTACACTCTTCGCGATAGATATCCTGGTCGCATCTATCTTGTTCGATATGAAGATCTGAGCTTGAATCCATACGAGAGggtgaaaaacattttgcagTTTTTAGAGCTGCCGCAAAATTCAGGAGTAAACAATTTTATCAAGACTCATACCGAAACAGATCAAAATCCCACGGTGTCGCAAAATACAAAACAGGGAACTGGGATTTTTGTCGATCCCAGTGGCACTTACCGCAATTCCAAGACGACAGCCTTTGCTTGGCGACATCAGATGGATTTGGAAAAGATCCATCGAATTCAAGAGATGTGTGCGATACCCATGGAGAAAGGTGGTTATAAACTGATTGATACGATGAAACAAAAGTATGATCCTGATTTCCAAGTTATTTCCAAGACAGTTGAAGACATTTGGCCTTGGGAGACTGTCTAG
- the LOC131888765 gene encoding homeobox protein prospero-like, producing the protein MPTSTPERSGSGVKTSGDWMSLFLGSSSSRGGGLSSPSLYSSPSSSSIGSSRLYNRSSSYTPSEYGSGTSYGSRYYSRTTSSYLDNYRTSTNTPSSSRSLRFQNSIDRTKIDLESQKTRQIENNPSPPDHEETRTSQEDHVTRPKTRHRATVLNGSVVRISRNQAVNESSSDEDEDDEDDESDEESIEDTAAESEHVPELPSRPLPPPEDPLVVEERMLNAQLALSFTLTMTDEENIRQRLLEIRKQRMKRSQSETESVLLDKFERESEELCESTRAKEEEEKILVQRLSAEGLREVEQKDIQVRLQELFRDRRNTLDTTKKSMESHYEHMLQETSTEMTELEASIRGKQQLMDKIQEEILSMTVKKELLSSGINKINHRHQERSEQIDAQQKEIDQKMSQFAVLAPPPCTRKSTNGMSESELKELEQELECPICMDISRPPIYQCEEGHIICSTCKPLLTHCPHCSKLYLNPVIRCRFAEKLADKYFKLVEKVNEELAEET; encoded by the exons ATGCCCACCTCAACTCCAGAGCGGAGTGGTTCGGGGGTGAAGACCTCAGGGGATTGGATGTCACTCTTCTTGGGATCCTCGAGCTCTCGGGGAGGAGGGTTGTCTTCGCCGAGTCTTTACTCATctccttcatcatcatctatcGGTTCATCGAGGTTGTACAATCGCTCCTCTTCCTACACCCCATCCGAATATGGAAGTGGAACATCGTATGGATCTCGGTATTATTCGAGAACCACCTCCAGTTACTTGGATAACTACCGCACATCAACCAATACCCCATCCAGTAGTCGATCTTTGAGGTTTCAAAACTCGATCGATAGGACGAAAATCGATCTTGAGAGTCAGAAAACACGTCAAATTGAGAACAACCCATCTCCTCCTGATCATGAAGAAACTCGCACGTCCCAAGAGGATCAtgtcacacggcccaaaacTCGGCATCGTGCTACGGTGCTCAATGGATCTGTTGTACGGATAAGTCGGAACCAGGCTGTGAATGAGTCGTCGAGCgatgaggatgaagacgatgaggatgacgagtCTGATGAAGAATCCATTGAAGACACTGCAGCCGAGTCTGAACATGTTCCAGAGTTACCTAGTCGACCCCTGCCACCTCCAGAGGATCCCTTGGTTGTGGAAGAGCGAATGCTGAACGCTCAATTGGCCCTAAGCTTTACGCTCACCATGACGGATGAAGAGAACATTCGGCAACGTTTGCTTGAGATTAGGAAACAGCGCATGAAGAGGAGTCAATCCGAGACAGAAAGCGTTcttttggacaagtttgagAGAGAATCCGAGGAGCTATGTGAATCCACTCGggccaaagaagaagaggagaagattCTCGTTCAAAG GCTCTCGGCCGAAGGACTGCgagaagtggaacaaaaagatattcaaGTCAGACTCCAAGAGCTATTTCGAGACCGACGAAATACCTTGGATACCACCAAAAAGAGCATGGAATCTCATTACGAGCACATGCTTCAG GAAACCTCTACCGAGATGACCGAATTGGAGGCCTCGATCCGCGGGAAGCAACAACTGATGGACAAGATCCAAGAGGAGATCCTTTCCATGACAGTCAAAAAGGAGCTCCTCTCTAGTGGCATTAACAAGATTAATCATCGCCATCAAGAACGCTCCGAGCAGATCGATGCGCAGCAAAAAGAGATCGACCAAAAGATGAGCCAATTTGCCGTTCTGGCGCCTCCTCCTTGTACAAGGAAGTCCACGAACGGCATGAGCGAATCCGAGCTCAAGGAACTCGAGCAGGAATTGGAGTGTCCCATTTGCATGGACATCTCGCGTCCTCCGATTTACCAATGTGAGGAAGGACACATCATCTGTTCCACCTGTAAGCCTCTCCTGACTCATTGTCCCCATTGTTCCAAGTTGTACTTGAATCCGGTGATTCGTTGTCGTTTTGCCGAGAAGCTGGCAGATAAATATTTCAAGCTGGTGGAGAAGGTCAATGAAGAGTTGGCAGAAGAGACCTGA
- the LOC131888764 gene encoding ionotropic receptor 25a-like, whose protein sequence is MLLNLVVLGLCSTLAQGQFKIRLISEKDQQEMVERFTSGIAAVQAATTDLTIDVESVPIDRENDMIQLNETCDLLQGEGDYSLIADLAWGGWMGLQDQAEAGGFPYLRLEAANHQFVQGADDYLKDRDAIDAALVFQSEIDLDQSLYYLIGNSYIRVIVINKDEPGAMERLAKMRPSPSYYIAHGTTSALATVYNEARARSLLKRDARWTFVFQDWKSDDFPLDDLEVQVTFFTMDNSDCCVVKNKPGDACTCEEDTNPANAFMEEAGKMVGETLKTLKETGTNLSGVLNCYQTNEDKAKATAFQTQLIDLVKASRLEYMEDKKMLNFPLKLDVSARNASTSYPMGVWDKTNGFVKASTYVHQEIPRFFRIGTVPTTPWAYIKMDENGRVIKDAAGRPSLGGYCVDMVEKLSKKMHFDYELILPTDGSNSYGQKDKSGNWNGVVGDLVNGEIDIAVAGMTMTSEREEVIDFVAPYFDQSGISIIIRKPVRARSLFKFMEVLRVEVWFAILAALIVTALMLWFLDRFSPYSAQNNKQAYPFPCRVFTLKESFWFALTSFTPQGGGEAPKSLSGRVLVAAYWLFVVLMLATFTANLAAFLTVERMQTTVQGLEELAQQSKINYTVVSDSAYFEYFKNMAGAEEDLYRVWKNLTLSSDADQAKYRVWDYPIKEQYTHIFKTIKASGLVSSPKDGFDKVLADEQGTFAFIHDAAEIRYEFYNNCNFTEVGEPFAEQPYAVAVQQGSHLQEEISKVILELQKDRYFETLSSKYWNSTLRSLCPTLDDSEGITLTSLGGVFIATLAGLGIAMVVLAFEVYFQRKQGKNEVMDISQDMNYKPKVGIIQVGSRQVHM, encoded by the exons ATGCTTCTTAACTTAGTGGTCCTCGGCCTTTGTTCCACTCTGGCTCAAGGACAATTCAAGATCCGATTGATATCCGAGAAGGATCAGCAAGAGATGGTTGAACGATTCACATCGGGCATTGCTGCTGTTCAAGCGGCAACTACTGACTTAACCATTGACGTGGAAAGCGTGCCCATAGACCGCGAAAACGACATGATACAACTCAACGAGACTTGCGACCTTCTTCAGGGTGAGGGAGATTATTCACTCATAGCTGATTTGGCTTGGGGTGGATGGATGGGGTTACAGGATCAAGCTGAGGCTGGTGGATTTCCCTACCTTCGATTAGAAGCGGCAAATCATCAGTTTGTTCAG GGAGCAGACGATTACTTGAAGGACCGTGACGCCATTGATGCGGCATTAGTGTTCCAATCGGAAATCGATCTAGACCAGAGTCTGTATTATCTAATTGGTAACTCGTACATTCGCGTGATTGTCATCAACAAGGATGAGCCAGGGGCAATGGAAAGGCTGGCCAAGATGAGACCATCACCTAGTTACTACATTGCTCATGGTACCACGTCCGCTTTAGCCACAGTGTATAATGAGGCTCGAGCCAGATCTTTGCTCAAGAGAGATGCTCGTTGGACCTTCGTGTTCCAAGATTGGAAGTCCGACGATTTTCCCTTGGACGACTTGGAGGTCCAAGTGACCTTCTTCACCATGGATAATAGCGATTGTTGCGTGGTGAAGAACAAGCCTGGAG ATGCATGTACTTGTGAGGAGGACACCAATCCAGCCAACGCATTCATGGAGGAGGCTGGGAAGATGGTAGGCGAAACtttgaagactttgaaagAGACTGGAACCAATTTATCCGGCGTCTTAAACTGCTACCAAACCAATGAGGACAAAGCCAAGGCCACGGCCTTTCAGACCCAATTGATCGACTTGGTCAAGGCCTCCCGATTGGAATACATGGAGGATAAGAAGATGCTCAATTTTCCCTTGAAACTGGACGTGTCTGCTCGCAATGCCAGCACAAGCTATCCCATGGGAGTTTGGGACAAGACAAATGGATTCGTCAAGGCCAGCACCTATGTGCACCAAGAAATACCACGATTTTTTCGCATTGGCACAGTGCCTACCACCCCTTGGGCTTACATTAAGATGGATGAAAACGGCAGGGTGATAAAGGACGCCGCAGGTCGGCCTTCGTTGGGCGGGTATTGTGTGGATATGGTGGAAAAGCTGAgtaaaaaaatgcactttgaTTATGAGCTCATCTTGCCCACGGATGGAAGCAACTCATATGGTCAAAA GGATAAAAGTGGTAATTGGAACGGAGTGGTGGGCGATCTCGTGAATGGCGAGATCGACATTGCCGTGGCCGGTATGACCATGACCTCTGAACGAGAGGAAGTTATCGACTTTGTGGCGCCATACTTTGACCAATCTGGGATCTCCATCATCATCCGGAAACCGGTGCGTGCCCGATCCCTCTTCAAGTTCATGGAGGTGCTTCGAGTCGAGGTCTGGTTCGCGATCCTCGCGGCCTTGATCGTCACGGCTTTGATGCTTTGGTTCTTGGACCGATTCTCGCCTTACTCCGCTCAGAACAACAAGCAGGCGTATCCGTTTCCATGTCGGGTTTTCACACTGAAAGAAAGCTTTTGGTTTGCATTGACATCGTTCACGCCCCAAGGGGGTGGTGAGGCACCAAAGTCCCTATCTGGGCGGGTTCTAGTGGCCGCTTATTGGCTCTTTGTGGTTTTGATGTTGGCCACTTTCACCGCTAATTTGGCGGCGTTCTTG ACTGTGGAGCGAATGCAAACTACAGTTCAAGGTCTGGAGGAGCTGGCTCAACAATCGAAGATTAATTATACCGTCGTGTCGGACTCGGCCTACTTTGAATACTTCAAGAATATGGCCGGAGCCGAGGAGGACCTGTATCGGGTCTGGAAAAACCTGACCTTGAGCAGCGATGCCGATCAGGCCAAATACAGAGTGTGGGATTACCCCATTAAAGAGCAATACACACACATCTTCAAGACCATCAAAGCCAGTGGATTGGTCAGCTCCCCTAAAGATGGTTTTGACAAGGTGTTGGCCGATGAGCAAGGCACATTCGCTTTTATTCATGATGCTGCAGAG ATCCGATACGAGTTCTATAACAATTGCAACTTCACCGAGGTTGGTGAGCCGTTTGCTGAGCAACCTTACGCCGTGGCTGTTCAACAAGGAAGTCACCTCCAGGAGGAGATCAGTAAGGTGATTCTGGAGCTCCAGAAAGATCGATATTTCGAGACCCTATCGTCCAAGTATTGGAACAGCACCCTTCGCAGTCTTTGTCCAACCTTAGATGACTCGGAGGGAATCACGTTGACCTCATTAGGGGGCGTGTTCATTGCCACTTTGGCGGGATTGGGCATTGCCATGGTGGTTCTAGCTTTTGAGGTCTATTTCCAACGGAAGCAGGGCAAGAACGAAGTAATGGATATCTCGCAGGACATGAACTACAAACCCAAAGTGGGCATCATTCAAGTTGGATCTCGTCAAGTGCATATGTAA